Proteins encoded together in one Polypterus senegalus isolate Bchr_013 chromosome 16, ASM1683550v1, whole genome shotgun sequence window:
- the LOC120516590 gene encoding ras-related protein Rab-10-like produces the protein MAKHYDLLFKLLLIGDSGVGKTCILFRFSDDAFNSSFISTIGIDFKIKTIELQGMKIKLQIWDTAGQERFRTMTTSYYRGAMGILLVYDITNAKGFDSITKWLRNIDEHANQDVQKMLLGNKCDMDDRREVPKARGEQIAEEHGIRFFETSAKANINIDVAFRTIAEDILQNMKP, from the exons ATGGCAAAACATTATGATCTGCTTTTTAAACTTCTGCTGATTGGGGACTCAGGGGTTGGAAAGACATGTATTCTTTTCCGTTTTTCTGACGATGCCTTCAATTCATCATTCATTTCAACTATAGGGATTGACTTTAAGATCAAAACTATTGAGCTGCAGGGAATGAAGATCAAGCTTCAAATCTGGGATACGGCAGGTCAGGAACGGTTTCGTACCATGACCACGTCCTACTACAGAGGTGCCATGGGCATACTGCTTGTGTATGATATCACAAACGCCAAAGGCTTCGACAGCATCACCAAGTGGCTTAGAAACATTGATGAACATGCAAACCAAGATGTTCAGAAAATGCTCCTTGGCAACAAATGCGATATGGATGACAGGCGAGAGGTGCCAAAAGCCAGGGGAGAACAGATTGCAGAAGAACATGGTATTCGATTCTTTGAGACCAGCGCAAAGGCAAATATCAACATTGATGTGGCGTTCCGCACAATTGCAGAAGACATACT ACAAAACATGAAACCATGA